In the genome of uncultured Methanobrevibacter sp., one region contains:
- a CDS encoding nicotinamide-nucleotide adenylyltransferase, whose translation MEKVRGILIGRMQPVHNGHMEVIKQILSEVDEIIIGIGSAQLSHEIKDPFTAGERIVMMNQALADSGIDPSRYYIIPMQDINFNAIWAAHVKMLTPPFSIVYSGNPLVKQLFSEEGYEVRQPLLYDRLHLSGSEVRRRILNDENWEELVPKATQELLDEINGVERLKNLSVKEISDI comes from the coding sequence ATGGAAAAAGTACGTGGAATTTTAATAGGAAGAATGCAGCCTGTCCATAACGGACATATGGAAGTTATAAAACAGATTTTATCTGAAGTGGATGAAATCATCATCGGTATCGGCAGTGCACAGCTAAGCCATGAGATAAAGGATCCATTTACTGCAGGTGAGAGGATTGTCATGATGAACCAGGCACTGGCAGACAGCGGCATTGATCCTTCAAGGTATTACATCATACCTATGCAGGACATCAATTTCAATGCAATCTGGGCGGCACATGTAAAAATGCTTACCCCACCATTTTCAATTGTCTATTCAGGAAATCCCCTTGTCAAACAGTTATTTTCAGAGGAAGGCTACGAGGTCAGACAGCCATTATTATATGACCGCTTGCACCTATCCGGAAGTGAAGTGAGACGCAGAATACTGAACGATGAAAACTGGGAGGAACTTGTTCCGAAGGCAACTCAGGAGTTATTGGATGAAATAAACGGAGTTGAAAGATTGAAAAATTTATCAGTAAAGGAAATAAGTGACATATAA
- a CDS encoding molybdenum cofactor biosynthesis protein MoaE: MVVRVIEAKEDKVTTADLIAELKKSTKVDYSGAIFTFEGIVRGKEENMNLEKLILTTPDKDKTQAEIEKIVENAKIKYNVHEISVVHYIGEFYTGDMLFLVAVLGAHRGETLDALKEVIETVKYDVEFKKEEISKEGTKTILAGG, encoded by the coding sequence ATGGTTGTAAGAGTAATCGAAGCAAAAGAAGACAAAGTAACAACTGCAGATTTAATCGCAGAACTTAAAAAAAGTACAAAAGTAGACTATTCCGGTGCAATTTTCACATTTGAAGGAATTGTACGTGGAAAAGAAGAAAACATGAACCTTGAGAAGTTAATTTTAACAACCCCGGACAAGGACAAGACCCAAGCGGAAATTGAAAAAATCGTGGAAAATGCAAAGATCAAATATAACGTTCATGAAATATCCGTTGTTCACTACATCGGAGAGTTCTACACTGGAGACATGTTATTTTTAGTGGCAGTTTTAGGAGCACATCGTGGAGAAACATTGGATGCACTAAAAGAAGTCATTGAAACTGTCAAATATGATGTTGAATTCAAAAAAGAAGAAATATCAAAAGAAGGCACTAAAACCATCTTAGCAGGCGGTTAA